The nucleotide window CCGGCCCCTGGAGCAGACCGGCGCGCGTGCGCGCCTCGTCCTTGAGCGGACGAAATCCTCCGTCCGCCATGAGCTCGTCCAGCCGGTCGGCCATCGCGGCCCATCGCGGATCCGCGGCATAAAGCACACGCTTGTGCATCGCCCGATAGCGTAGCTTATTCGCGCCCTTGGCGCATCCGATGGCCAAGCATCAGAGGTGGTTTAAAAGGGTTGCCGAAGGGCCGATAATGACCGGTGATGATTTACACACACACGATGTCCACCCCAGTCCATGCCCGCCTGGGAAGGCGCGCAGGCTCTTCCGATGATGACGCTCGGGCGACATACTGCTCGGCGCTTAATACCGGCGTAATCCCCCTGTTCCTGCTTGTTGCCGCACTTTGCGCCGCCGGCGCCCTGATACCGGGCCGCGCGCGAGCGCAGGCATCCGCCTCCGCGGCCGTGATAGGCGGCGGCGATCCGACCGCCATGGTCAAGGCGGTAATCGATCAAGCGACCGCCGTGGTGCGCGACACTCAGACGCCGACGGCCGCGCGCGACAAGCGGCTGCGCGAGATCGCGGAAGCCAATTTCGACTTTGCCGACATGGCGCGCACCACGCTCGGCTATCACTGGCGCCAGATCACGCCGGCGCAGCAATCCGAATTCGTCCAGGTGTTCACCGCGTTCATGGAGAACGTGTACCTGAGCAAACTCCAGGAATACGGCGTGCAGAAGATCCGCGACACCGCGGCGCACTCCACCGTCAACTTCACCGGCCAGCAATTCGACGGAACGGACTACGCCGAGGTTCACAGCACCGTGATGCTCAAAGATCAGGCGCAGCCGATCAAGGTCGACTACCTGCTAAGGCGCGACAGCACGGCCTGGAGGATCTACGATCTGAATATCGACGCAATAAGCGTGATGGCCAACTACCGCCAGCAGTTCAACCGCGTGCTCAACAACGACGGCTATCCGGCGCTGGTCAGCCTGCTGAGGAAGAAGATCGCGGAACTGGGCTCGACGCTCGACAAGTAGGCGCCCTCGCCAGGCGTGCGCCGAGACTGGCGCGGCTTAAGCTGAGACGGGTGCGGGTCCTATCCGTTGAACTGCCGGCAGAGCTCTCGCCAGGCGTCCTCGTCGGCGCCCGCCTTGTACGGCATGTAGAAGGCAACGCGATCGAGCAGGCCGTCGTAGCGCGCCTTGACCTTGGCCGCGATGTCGTCCCATTTGCCGCTGACCGAATAGGTCTCGAGCATCTCGTCGGTGATCTCTTTGGCCATCCCTGTCCAGTCGCCTTTGGCCGCCTTCTCGTTCAGGCGCGCCGCGACGTCGCCCCATCCGTGGGTATCGAGTACCACCTGGTAGGTGCGGGTGGAGGCGTAAAACGAGATTTGCTGACGCACCGCCTCGCGCGCCTTTTCGATCTCCTCGTCCTTGCCGCCCACCACCACGAAGGCAGTGGTGAAGACCGTGAAGTCCTTGCGCGCGCGGCCGGATTTTTTAAAGCCCTCTTCGAGATGCGGCATCACGAACTCGCGCAGGTACTTGGGCGAGTTGAACGGATGCGCGTGCAGGCCGTCGCATAGCTCGCCCGCGAGGCGGCAGATGCGCTCGTTCACGCCTGCGATGTAAATCGGGACCTTGAACTGATGCGGCCGCGGAGCAAAGAACGGCGTCATCAGTGAGAAGTTGTAGTATTTGCCCTTGTACGAGAGCTTCGCGCCGCCTTCGTTCCAGCACTTGAAAATCGCGGCCAGCGATTCCAGGTACTCCCGCAGCTTGGCCACCGGCGGCTCCCATCGCATCCCGTAGCGGCGCTCGATGTGACCCTTGACCTGGGTGCCCAGGCCCAGCACGAAGCGTCCCTCCGAGAGCCGCGCGAGGTCGTAGGAAGTGTAGGCGGTGACCATCGGGCTTCGCGGGAAAGCGATCGCGACCGCCGGGCCCATCTTGATCCGCCTGGTGTGCTCGGCCGCAAGCGCCAGCGGCAGGAAGCCGTCGTTGCCCGCCTCCATCGACCAGATAGCGTCAAAGCCGGCATCTTCGGCGGCCTTGGCCGCCCTGGGAACCTCGTGCAGGTCGCGAACAGAGAGCATCGTGTCGAGTTTCATCGAAATCCACCTCCGGGCGCGGGGCGCGGCTTGGAGCGCGTCGAATCGTAACAGAAGCCCGTCGCGCCAGGAAAGCCACGGCGGCGCACGGCAGGCCCCTCGTCCCGGGCGCGGGATGACATTGAATCGCTACAGGAGCGCGAGCAGGCGAGCCGGATAGTCGGTAATGATGCCGTCGACACCGAGCGCGAGCATCGCGCGCATCTCGGCCGCGTCGTTGACCGTCCACACGTGGACCTCGACGCCCATCCGATGCGCCGCGTCGACGCTCTCGGCGGTCACCAGCCGCCACGATTCGTACTCCGGCGGGATCTGCAACGCGTGGCCGCGCGGCTCGTACGGCTCGGCACCCGGCGGCAGCGACGCCATGAAGCCGACAATCTCGGAATAGGGAAATCCCGTCGGAAGATCAGGCGCGAGCGCGCGCATCTCGCGGATCGGGACTTCGTCCTCGCTCGCGATCAGCACTCGCCGGCGCATCCCGGCCTGTTCGATTACCTCGAGCAACGGCGCAACCAGGCTCGGCGAACTCTGCTTGACCTCGATCACATAACCGAGTTCGGGAAAGGCGGCGAAAACCTCGGCCAGCGCCGGTATTTCGACTCCGCGCCCGCGAAACGGGAAGGCGCTCTCGCCGGCAGCGGCCGCCTCCGAGCTGAAACCCCATCCCGCGTCAGCGCGCTTGAGCTCGGCCAGCCTGAGATCACGGACGGCGGCGTCAAGGCCGCAGGTACGCGTCAGATGCGAGTCGTGGCTGACGACGATCGTACCGTCGCGGGTCATGTGGACGTCAAGCTCCAGGTACGAAGCGCCGGCGTCGGCAGCCGCGCGAAACGCGACAAGAGTGTTTTCGGGATATTCTCCGCTTGCCCCGCGATGAGCGATCACGCGCGGAGCGGGAAGACCGAAGAAATCGTTATTCAGCTCGGAACGGGCCACGGCGGGCGCAGAAAATCAGCGCTCGACTGAAGCGGACCACGCACGCCAACGATGCCGCGAGTGCCTGCGCGTAACCTGCCCTGACACTGGACGCGCAGTCGCCTCGCCCGTCGCAGCCTGCGTGCTCGCAGAGGCTCCCACGTGGAAATGGCCCCCGAGGTCGGGCAGCTTCGACAGCATCGCGAGATAATTTTCCTTGAACTGCTCGAACATCGAGCGCATCCGCGGCGATACTTGATGGTTGACGCCGATACTCTCGGTCAGCGGGTTGACGTAATGGCCCTCGCGCTCCAGCGCGAAATGCAGATGCGGTCCGGTCGAAAGACCGCTTGAGCCGACGCGCCCGATGACCTGGCCCAGCGACACCCATTCGCCGTGATCAAGTCCTTGCGTAATCTCCGACAGATGGCCGTAGATGCTCACCATGCCCTGGGCGTGGTCCAGCCGCACGCATCGGCCAAGCTCGCCGCACCACCCCGCGAACTCGACCCGGCCGTCCGCCACCGCCTGAACGGGCGTGCCATAGCTGGCGGCCAAATCAACGCCTACGTGCGGCCGATACTCGTGGAGAATCGGATGGTAGCGATGGAAGGTAAAACCGGAAGAAATGTAGTTGAACTTGACCGGGAAGCGCAGGGCCTGCGGCGCGCCCAATTCCTGGCCGTTGGCGTCAAACAAGCGCGGCTGGCCATGCTCGTCGCGAAAGGCGAACGCGGTCATGACTCGATCTTCCGACTCGATCTGCGCGGCCTCGACGCCGGTCACCAGGTCGTAGCTGCCGTCGCGCGCCACCTTTTCCTGGTAGATCAGCTTGACGACCGAGCCCGACGGCAGTTCATCGAGCGGCTGGTGGTCGCTGAAAGCGTTCTCGAGCGTGTAGACGATCGGCTCCGGCAGATTATGAAGCTGAGCGGCTGTGCGGAAGCTGCGACCTACGGTAAACGCGACACTCACGCGTCTTAGGTCGTACTCGATAAGGTCGCGCGAGGTCCGGATCACGCCCGAGCCCAAGGCGTGCTCGCGAATCGCGACGTTCGTGTTAAGGTCATAGCGCAGGTCGCGCAGATCGCCGGTTTCAGGATCCTTGTAGAGGATCAGCGAGTGGCCTTCCTTCATCGTCCCGGTGTTGGCGACTTCCTGGAAGTGATTGGCCCAGTTCTGCGCCTCCGCGGGATCCAGTCCGGCATCCTCGAGATAGCGGAGCACGGAAGCCGAGCGATCGAGGGTGAGCTGGATGATGATCGGATCGGGCGCCGGAGAGGCGGTTTCGGGAAGCTCCGCCGACCCGTTATCGAGACGGCCTGGCTGCAAATCCATCAGCGCCACGGTGGGCGGCGGAGGCTCTCCGGCCTGGAAAAAGAGATGGACGGAGGCGACTGAGGCCAAGGCGGCGACCACCAAGGCCGTGACCAGACGCGGTAATATACGAGCGAGGGTCCCCCGAACCATCGTGCTCACGTTAGGGCATTTTACCCCGATACGCAACAGTCCCGCAGCCCCCTATTAACAGCTTTCCTAATAATGCATATAAATTGAGTTAAGACGTGCTATGGCAATCGCAAGCATCGATTTCGGGCGAAAACGGATAGGATTGGCAATAAGTGACGGTCGGGCCGCTTATCCCGTAGGCACAATCGAACGCCGTTCGCTCAAACTTGATCTCGACGAAATACGGGCACAATTGCTGGCCCGCGATGTCTCGCTTATCGTCGTCGGCTTGCCGTTGAGCATGGACGCCACCGAGGGACCGTCAGCCCGTGCGGCCAGAACCTTTGCCGAGCATCTGCGTGCGGCGATGGGGGTCGCGGTCGAGATGTTCGACGAGCGGTTGACCAGCTTCGAGGCCAGCGAGCGGCTTGCGGAGTCCTCAGCTTCGCGCAAGGCCACGAAGGCCTCGCGCGACGCCGTTGCGGCGGCGATCATTCTTGAAGGATGGCTGGAAAGCCGCCGACTTAGTGAATCGGTACGTTAAAGCAGCGGCAGGCCTGGTAGCGCTCGGTGCGGTCGCGGCCGCAGGCTGGCTAACCTATGCGTGCCTTATCCCAGTGCCGAGATTCATGGCGCCAAGGATCGTATCCGTTGACCCGGGCGATTCACTTGGTTCGGTCGCGCGCCGGTTGGCCGCCGCAGGCGTCGTCCGCAGCGCGCGCGCCATGATGCTGTACGCGGAATGCACCGGAGGCGGGCGCAGTCTCAAGCCCGGCGAGTATGCCTTCACTGGCGGTGAGCGCGTCTCCGAGGTCCTCCGGCACCTGGTCAATGGCGACTTCGTCACGGTGACGGTCGCGATTCCCGAAGGTGCGACGCTGCATCAAATCGCCGAGCGGCTCGAGGATGCGGGCCTGGTTTGCCAACGCCAGTTCGAGGAAGCCGCGCGCTCGGGTCCGCTGCCGGCTGCGTTAGGACTGGAACCCCTGGGCTCCGAGGGCTATCTGTTCCCGGCGACTTATCGCTTCTCGCCGCATGCGAATGTCGAGCGGATCCTGGCCGCGATGCTGGGGCGGTTCTATGGCGCGCTCCCATCCCATACCGATGAGCGGCTGTTCGAGCTTAACCTGAGCCCCCATGAACTGGTGACGCTCGCCTCGATTATAGAGAAAGAGGCCAAGGTGGCGGGCGAACGACCGACGATCGCGAGTGTGTTCTACAATCGTCTGCGGCTGGGGATGCCGCTTCAGTCCGATCCCACCGCTCAGTATAATCCGGATGGAGAAATTGAGCCTGCGGCGACGGCGGTGCATACTGCGTCTGCCTATAATACGTACTCGTTCGCCGGACTCCCGCCGGGACCGATTGCAAATCCTGGAATGTCGTCGATAATGGCGGCGCTCTATCCTGCGCACACGGATTATCTGTATTTTGTGGCTCGCAACGACGGAACTCATATTTTTTCGCGCACCTTGCGCGAGCATCAACGCAATATCGAGATCGTGCGCAAGCTTAACGCCCTGAACGCTCGGGAATCCGCCCACGGAGCGCCAACGCTCGCGACCGGCGCCGCTTCCGTGCCCGCGTCCATCAGAAGATGACACCGTCGTGATCAATCCCGTCGAGCAGATTGTCGCCGCGCGCCGGCGGCTTAAGCAGGTCGCAGCGCTTCGCGCCGGACTTGCGCTTTTCGTTCCCGCACTCACCGCGCTCGTGCTGGCCGGCGCGCTTCGCGCGATCGGCGTCGCGACGTGGGAGCGCGCCGGCTACGCGATCACGCCCGTAAAGCTTGGAGACTTGCGCCTGGCTCTGCTGTTTGCGGGCGTCGCCGCGATGGCCGGATGCGCCCTGATGGCTTGGCGGGCCTGGCGCGAGGCGGACAATTTTATCGATGCAGCGGGGCGCGTTGACGACGTGGTCGGCGGCCATCAGGAGATCGTCACGCTCGCGAGCCTGGCCGATCCCGCCGAACCTCCCGCGGAGCGCGCCCGTCGAACCCCGCTGTTCCCCGTGCTGTGGCGCCGCGCGGCCGGATACCTCGAGCGTTTCGACCCCAACGGCGCTTTCGCCTTCGAGGTCGGCCGGCCGCTCGTGCGCTCGTTGCCGATCGCGGCGGTTATCGTCGTGATGCTCGCGGCCGCCGCGCTAGCGCTGGTGCGGCCGCCCACGCCCGAGCAATTGGAAGCGCGCAAGCTGCGCGCCGCCGCTAGAGGGCTCGCAGCCTCGCCCTCATCCGCCGACAACGACCTCGCTTCCAAGCTACGCGCCGCCGCCGACGCGTTGGAGAATCCCGATCTTCCCCCGCAGGAGAAGCTCGCCCGGCTGGCTGAAGCGATGAGCGAGCTGCAAAAGCAGCAACAGGGATCTTCACCGCAGCAATCCGCGAACAACAGCTCGAGCAGCAGCAGCGGCAAGGGCAATTCCGGAAAGGGAACCGGTCAGAGCAACGGCCAAGGCCAGGACACCGGTGACGGCCAGGGAAAAAGCCAGGGTAAGGGCCAAGGCCAGGGTCAGGGTCAGAATCAGGGAAACAATCCCAACGGTCCCAAGGGCAAGGAACAGATAGTCGAGTTGCAGAACGACCTCTCCAAGGCGCAGGCGCAAATCGAAAGCGCAGAAGAGTCCAAAAATAGCGCTCCGAAGTCCGGGCAGGGCGACAAAGGCAACGCGCTGAAGCCGGGCGCCAATCCCAACAAGAAGGGACCTGCGCAGCAGCCCGACGCGACGGCACAGGGAAATATTCCGCTTCCCCATCCGGACGCCCACGCGATGAACGAAGCACCGGCGGGCGGCACAAAGGGCGGCAAGAACGAAAAAGGCGGCCACGGCGACACCCATCTGGGCGAATTCCCGGTGCCCGAAAACTCCCCGCGTTTCTATAAGCCGGGTGAAGGACCGGCGATTGAAATTCGCGACGCCCGCTACGTGCTCTTCCGTCTGCCGACCGAGGTCGTCTCGGCCAGCGGCGGCAAGTTGGCACCCGACACCAGCCGGCCGACGGCGCGTGTCCCCTACGCCAACGTCCCGCTCAAGCCCGAGCGGCTTGACGCTTCACCCGAGGAACGCCAGCTTGTACCACCGCGCTACCGGGACCTGATTCATTAGTCATGCGGCAAGGTCAGTCATAACCAAGGAGAAGGCATGGGAGCGGCCCCGCAAATCACGCCAGCCGAGCGCGTCGCTGAATTCCAACGCACTTTCGCGCGCGCCGAAGCCGAGGTCGGCAAGGTAATCGTCGGCCACCAGGACGTCATCCGCAAAACGCTGACCGCACTGTTCGCGGGCGGCCACGTTCTAATCGAGGGCGTCCCCGGACTTGGCAAGACCCTGATGTGCAAGACCGCCAGCGACGCGCTGGGACTCAGCTTCAAGCGTATCCAGTTCACGCCTGACCTGATGCCCTCGGACATCGTCGGCACCCAGGTCCTGACCGAATCCGACGGCCGGCGCGAGTTTCATTTCAAGCCCGGCCCGATCTTCGCGCATGTGGTGCTCGGCGACGAAATCAACCGGGCCACGCCCAAGACGCAGTCCGCGGTGCTGGAGGCGATGGAAGAGCGGCAGGTGACGGTCTTCGGCACAACCTATCAGCTCGAACCGCCGTTCATGGTGCTGGCGACGCAGAATCCGATCGAGCTCGAGGGCACCTATCCGCTGCCCGAAGCGCAGATGGATCGCTTCCTGTTCAAGGTGGTGATGGGCTCGCCCAAGCCCGAAGAGCTGCGCGAGATCTTGAACCGCACCACCGGCGCCACCACGCATGTCGCTCAGCCCATCTTTCCCGCGACCAGCGCCCCGGTCGCGATCGAACAGCTGAAGGCGCTCGTGCGCGAGGTGATGGTGGCCGAGCCGATCGAGCGCTACGTGATCGGGATAATCGGCGCCTGCACGCCCAACGGCCCCGGCGCAATCCCCGAGGTCTCCCAATACCTGCGCTTCGGGCCGAGCCCGCGCGGCGCCCAGGCGCTAATCCTGTGCTCCAAGGTAAACGCGCTGCTCGATAGCCGGGTCAGCGTCAGCTACGACGACATCGCCGACGGCGTCGTGCCCGCGCTGCGCCATCGTCTGCTGCGCAACTTTCAGGCCGAGGCGGAAAACGTCAGCACCGATTCGATCCTCGACCAGGCGCTAAAGCGGCTGAAGAAGCCGCGCGCGTAACCCTCGATGCTGGGACTGCCCGAGGAATTCACGCCGGACTTTCTGGCCCGGCTCGAGCACCTACGGATCAAGACGCGGCGCGAGTTCGAGGGGCTCGGCAAGGGCTCGCATCTGTCGCCGCGGCGCGGCTCGTCGCTCGAGTTCAGCGACTTCCGCCATTACGCGCTCGGCGACGACTTCCGCTACATCGACTGGGGCCTCTACGGCCGCACCGACAAACTCTACATCAAACTGTTCAAGGAGGAGGAAGACCTCCTCACCTACATCTTTCTGGACGCCAGCGCCTCGATGGGCCTGCCCGAGGCCGATCGCAAATTCCCGATGGCGGTCGCGACCGCGCTCGCCTTCGCCTACGTCGCGCTCGCGCAAGGCGACCGCGTGATGGTTCGCGTGCTGGCCGGAGAAGGCAAGGCGGTTGCGCCCGGTTTCCTCTATGGGCGTCATCGGATCGTCGAGCTGGCCCAGCGCCTGGGCGCCGTCCGGCCGGCCGGAGAGCTCGACCTTGCCGCGGCGCTCGCGCGCGAGCTGGTTTCGATTCGCCGCGCCGGCAAAGTCTTTGTCATCTCGGACTACCTGATGATGATAAAATCCGTGACGCGCGGACTTGGCCTCTTCACCGCCGCCAACATGGACGTGACCGCGGTCCAGATTCTCGGCGGCGGCGAAATGGCGGGGGCAGGACTGGCGGGCGACGTCGAGCTGGTCGATGCGGAGAGCGGCGAGCGCGTGATGGCGTCGATCGGGAATCGCGAGCGCGAACAGTATCGCAAGACGCTCGAGCGACTCGCGCGAGAGATCAAAACCTTCTGCCTGCGCCAGGGACTGCATTACACGCTCTATACCACCGACCTGAATTTCCACGACTTCTTCCTCCGCGCCTCGGCCGAATTCGGCCTGAGAAGGCATTAGCGGCGACGATGGGATTGCTCAATCCGTCCGCGCTCTATTACCTGCTCGCGCTGATCCCCGCGCTTGGGCTCGCGTACCTCGTGCGCGAGCGGCCGCGCCGCGTCGTGGTTTCAAGCGTGCTCGCCTTTCGCACGCTGCGCGCGCGACGCGGGAGGCGGTTCGGCGGATGGC belongs to Candidatus Binataceae bacterium and includes:
- the mltG gene encoding endolytic transglycosylase MltG — encoded protein: MNRYVKAAAGLVALGAVAAAGWLTYACLIPVPRFMAPRIVSVDPGDSLGSVARRLAAAGVVRSARAMMLYAECTGGGRSLKPGEYAFTGGERVSEVLRHLVNGDFVTVTVAIPEGATLHQIAERLEDAGLVCQRQFEEAARSGPLPAALGLEPLGSEGYLFPATYRFSPHANVERILAAMLGRFYGALPSHTDERLFELNLSPHELVTLASIIEKEAKVAGERPTIASVFYNRLRLGMPLQSDPTAQYNPDGEIEPAATAVHTASAYNTYSFAGLPPGPIANPGMSSIMAALYPAHTDYLYFVARNDGTHIFSRTLREHQRNIEIVRKLNALNARESAHGAPTLATGAASVPASIRR
- a CDS encoding M23 family metallopeptidase; the encoded protein is MASVASVHLFFQAGEPPPPTVALMDLQPGRLDNGSAELPETASPAPDPIIIQLTLDRSASVLRYLEDAGLDPAEAQNWANHFQEVANTGTMKEGHSLILYKDPETGDLRDLRYDLNTNVAIREHALGSGVIRTSRDLIEYDLRRVSVAFTVGRSFRTAAQLHNLPEPIVYTLENAFSDHQPLDELPSGSVVKLIYQEKVARDGSYDLVTGVEAAQIESEDRVMTAFAFRDEHGQPRLFDANGQELGAPQALRFPVKFNYISSGFTFHRYHPILHEYRPHVGVDLAASYGTPVQAVADGRVEFAGWCGELGRCVRLDHAQGMVSIYGHLSEITQGLDHGEWVSLGQVIGRVGSSGLSTGPHLHFALEREGHYVNPLTESIGVNHQVSPRMRSMFEQFKENYLAMLSKLPDLGGHFHVGASASTQAATGEATARPVSGQVTRRHSRHRWRAWSASVER
- a CDS encoding MoxR family ATPase: MGAAPQITPAERVAEFQRTFARAEAEVGKVIVGHQDVIRKTLTALFAGGHVLIEGVPGLGKTLMCKTASDALGLSFKRIQFTPDLMPSDIVGTQVLTESDGRREFHFKPGPIFAHVVLGDEINRATPKTQSAVLEAMEERQVTVFGTTYQLEPPFMVLATQNPIELEGTYPLPEAQMDRFLFKVVMGSPKPEELREILNRTTGATTHVAQPIFPATSAPVAIEQLKALVREVMVAEPIERYVIGIIGACTPNGPGAIPEVSQYLRFGPSPRGAQALILCSKVNALLDSRVSVSYDDIADGVVPALRHRLLRNFQAEAENVSTDSILDQALKRLKKPRA
- a CDS encoding DUF58 domain-containing protein, whose translation is MLGLPEEFTPDFLARLEHLRIKTRREFEGLGKGSHLSPRRGSSLEFSDFRHYALGDDFRYIDWGLYGRTDKLYIKLFKEEEDLLTYIFLDASASMGLPEADRKFPMAVATALAFAYVALAQGDRVMVRVLAGEGKAVAPGFLYGRHRIVELAQRLGAVRPAGELDLAAALARELVSIRRAGKVFVISDYLMMIKSVTRGLGLFTAANMDVTAVQILGGGEMAGAGLAGDVELVDAESGERVMASIGNREREQYRKTLERLAREIKTFCLRQGLHYTLYTTDLNFHDFFLRASAEFGLRRH
- the ruvX gene encoding Holliday junction resolvase RuvX; this translates as MAIASIDFGRKRIGLAISDGRAAYPVGTIERRSLKLDLDEIRAQLLARDVSLIVVGLPLSMDATEGPSARAARTFAEHLRAAMGVAVEMFDERLTSFEASERLAESSASRKATKASRDAVAAAIILEGWLESRRLSESVR
- a CDS encoding glycerophosphodiester phosphodiesterase, translated to MARSELNNDFFGLPAPRVIAHRGASGEYPENTLVAFRAAADAGASYLELDVHMTRDGTIVVSHDSHLTRTCGLDAAVRDLRLAELKRADAGWGFSSEAAAAGESAFPFRGRGVEIPALAEVFAAFPELGYVIEVKQSSPSLVAPLLEVIEQAGMRRRVLIASEDEVPIREMRALAPDLPTGFPYSEIVGFMASLPPGAEPYEPRGHALQIPPEYESWRLVTAESVDAAHRMGVEVHVWTVNDAAEMRAMLALGVDGIITDYPARLLALL
- a CDS encoding TIGR03617 family F420-dependent LLM class oxidoreductase, which codes for MKLDTMLSVRDLHEVPRAAKAAEDAGFDAIWSMEAGNDGFLPLALAAEHTRRIKMGPAVAIAFPRSPMVTAYTSYDLARLSEGRFVLGLGTQVKGHIERRYGMRWEPPVAKLREYLESLAAIFKCWNEGGAKLSYKGKYYNFSLMTPFFAPRPHQFKVPIYIAGVNERICRLAGELCDGLHAHPFNSPKYLREFVMPHLEEGFKKSGRARKDFTVFTTAFVVVGGKDEEIEKAREAVRQQISFYASTRTYQVVLDTHGWGDVAARLNEKAAKGDWTGMAKEITDEMLETYSVSGKWDDIAAKVKARYDGLLDRVAFYMPYKAGADEDAWRELCRQFNG
- a CDS encoding ABC transporter substrate-binding protein, whose amino-acid sequence is MVKAVIDQATAVVRDTQTPTAARDKRLREIAEANFDFADMARTTLGYHWRQITPAQQSEFVQVFTAFMENVYLSKLQEYGVQKIRDTAAHSTVNFTGQQFDGTDYAEVHSTVMLKDQAQPIKVDYLLRRDSTAWRIYDLNIDAISVMANYRQQFNRVLNNDGYPALVSLLRKKIAELGSTLDK